Below is a genomic region from Candidatus Diapherotrites archaeon.
AAAAGCGGATGCTTTGAAGGCAAGGCTCGGCAGGTTCGAAGGCAGGGTTTCGGTTGAATTTTCCGGTTCCAAGGCGGGCGCGCCGATTGCATTGGACAATCCGAAGGTTGTCAGGCCGTTCGAGTTTTTCCTCGACCTTTACACTTTTCCGAGATACGGCGAAATCGACCCTTCGATAATAGTTTTCATCACGTTCCCTTTGTTCTTCGGCTTCATGCTCGGAGACGTGGGCTATGGCGTTGTTTCACTCGCATTGTTTGCATTCCTTGCGAAGAAAATGAAGGGAAAGGCGAAAACTCTGCCGCTCATCCTCATGTGGGCGTCGATTGCCTCGATTATTTTCGGATTTGTTTTCGCGGAATTCTTCGGATGGGAATTCATGCATCCCCTGATTCCGAGGGCGCATGAGCCGACGCTCATGCTCGGCATTGCCGTGCTTGTCGGCGCAATCCATTTGAATCTCGGCCTGCTCATCGGCTTTTACAATGAACTGCAGTCGCATGGCTTCAGGCACGCCTTTTTCGCAAAAATTTCCTGGATTGTTCTGCAGGCGGGCGTCGCATTGCTCGCGCTTGACGGCACGGGCATAATGAAAGTCGGCTTTGTTCCCGGCATGGTTCTGGTGCTTGCGGCAGTGGCAATGCTTTACCTTGGAGAGGGCGCAAAGGGCATAGTTGAATTGCCCGCGATTTTTTCAAACATGCTTTCGTATGCGAGGCTGTTTGCGGTCGGATTGTCGTCGGTGAGCATTGCGTTGGTCGTCAACAAGATTGCAGGTTCGCTTGTGCCGATGGGCCCGGTTGGATGGGTTGGCGTGGTTGTTGTCCTGTTCATAGGGCACACCCTGAATCTCGGCCTCGGCATTCTCGGTCCCGGCCTGCATTCTTTGAGGCTGCATTACGTTGAATTTTTCAGCAAGTTCTTCCATGGCGGGGGGAAAAAGTTTTCGCCTTTCGGCGCGGAGGATTGAAAACTCATGTTTACCATAACCGGTTTTTGGAGGTTGAAAAAATGGTAGAATTGAACACAGGTCTTGTCGCGGTCGGCGCGGCAGTAGCAATCGCAGGAACCGCCTTTGCAGCGGCATGGGCTGAAAAGGAAATCGGAACGGCTGGCATTGGCGCAATAGCCGAAAAGCCCGAATTGTTCGGAAACGTCCTCATACTGACGGTCATTCCGGAAACAATCGTGATTTTCGGCTTGGTCATAGCGTTCCTGATTGTCGGATTGGGCGGCGGCGCGGCTTAAACGCATCAGGAACATTTCCGCCCTTTTCGGGCAGGAAGGTCAGACGATGTCATTGGACAAGGTAGCAAGGGAAATAATCGCGGAAGCCGAGGCAAGGGCTTCAGAGCTTGGCGGGCAGGCGGACGAAGAGGCAAGGCAGATAATGGCTGAGGCCAAAAAGAACGCAGCAGTCCAGGCCGAAGAAATTGAAACGCATTCGCAGGCAAGGCTCGAGGATCTCAGGCGCACGGAGCTGTCCGCTTTCAGGCTTGAGCAGAACAAGCGCATAATAACGGAAAAAAAGCGCGCATTGGAGGAAATTTTTTCCGGG
It encodes:
- a CDS encoding V-type ATP synthase subunit I, yielding MAKVRITGVNSGIKPVIETLFDLKMLHLVDFEKGHAGVLDFGKPLADADEYSDLIVKAGSVVSHYHLKGEAVQVGNFSSAKHKFLLLFSDFSSAATELASLNETRKALLDRLLEPMARLSVPQKFLREFSHLSVFKGIAKKSARLPLNSAGIPFEGTERKAGNDFAMVLFVAKRDAQATREVLSGIGFSEQDLPENFSESSLRNELVSTERRIAEKQAIIESIGKNNSGFLLDFAFSVKRLNEIAETPLRFGSTKNAFVATGWVLQEKADALKARLGRFEGRVSVEFSGSKAGAPIALDNPKVVRPFEFFLDLYTFPRYGEIDPSIIVFITFPLFFGFMLGDVGYGVVSLALFAFLAKKMKGKAKTLPLILMWASIASIIFGFVFAEFFGWEFMHPLIPRAHEPTLMLGIAVLVGAIHLNLGLLIGFYNELQSHGFRHAFFAKISWIVLQAGVALLALDGTGIMKVGFVPGMVLVLAAVAMLYLGEGAKGIVELPAIFSNMLSYARLFAVGLSSVSIALVVNKIAGSLVPMGPVGWVGVVVVLFIGHTLNLGLGILGPGLHSLRLHYVEFFSKFFHGGGKKFSPFGAED
- a CDS encoding V-type ATP synthase subunit K translates to MVELNTGLVAVGAAVAIAGTAFAAAWAEKEIGTAGIGAIAEKPELFGNVLILTVIPETIVIFGLVIAFLIVGLGGGAA